The Sulfurospirillum diekertiae genomic sequence AAGGAGCTTTTATCGGGATAACGCTCTAAGAGGGCACTAAATTTTTCCTCATTTGCGTGATTGAATGCAAACGTATTCATCGATCTAGCTCCCCTGCAATGATATTAAGACTTCCTAAGGTTAAAACGGCATCTGCAATCATGCTCCCTTCAATGATGCGTGGATACGCTGCCATTGCATAAAAGCAGGGAGGTCGGACTTTGATTTTATAGGGTGTGCCACTGCCATCGCTGACAATGAAAAAACCGAGTTCTCCATTGGCTCCTTCGATCGCTCGGTAATACTCAGAAGCAGGTACTTTAACGCCTTCATAAATGAGCTTAAACTGGTTCATTAAGCCTTCAATATTGTTATAGACTTCTTTTTTCGGAGGCAAAGAGATAGCATGATCTGGCACACAAATAGCACCTTTAGGAAGTCGTTGCATGGCTTGGTTGATAATGCGCGTACTTTGCTTGATCTCTTCAAAACGTACCATCATGCGGTCATACACGTCTCCAACACTGCCAAGAGCGATGTCAAAATCAAAGGTCTCATAGTGATAATAAGGAGCTGTGACACGAAGGTCGTAGGCAACACCACTGGCTCTGAGATTGGGACCAGTGAGTCCTCGATTGATTGCATCTTCTTTAGTGATAATACCAACATTTTGAGTGCGATCATGAAAAATACGGTTGTGTTCAATGAGTTTCAGTGCTTCTGTAACCCCTTGTTCGATCTCTTTAAGACAAACATTCAGGTCATTTTCAAAACCGTCATACAAGTCGTGGCTCATTCCACCAATGCGCATGTAAGAGTTCGTAAGACGTGCTCCTGTCAGCTTGGAGAGAAGGTCATACACTTTTTCACGTGGATTGTAGAGATACCAGTAGTTGGTAAGGGCTCCCATATCAACTAAAATTGCGGCTAAGCAGACTAAGTGGTCGATGATGCGTGAAAGTTCACCGACGATAACACGAATAAACTTAGCACGTTCTGGCAGATCAACACCTAAAATACCTTCAACCGCATGAGCGTAAGCGATGTTATTTAAAATAGCGGAGCAGTAATTAAGTCTGTCGGTATAGGGAATGATTTGGTTATACGTATGATTTTCACATGATTTTTCAAAACCACGGTGTAAGTAACCAATCTCACTCACAGCACAGGTGATATTTTCACCATCGAGTGCTACAAAGGTGCGAATCGTTCCATGACTTGCGGGGTGTGCAGGACCTAAGTTTAAAAACATCAGTTCATCTTGTGGCGTGAAGCCTTTAGTTTTCAAACAGGGCGTCATTTCATCCATCAAATCATCACTTTGATGACACAATTGTCCTTGTGTAATAGGGTAGTCTTTCCGTAAAGGATGCCCTTTGAATTCTTTGTGATTTAAAATGCGCTTGAGGTTAGGGTGGTTTTTAAAATGAATGCCATATTGATCCCAGATTTCACGTTCTGCCCAGTTTGCACTTTTAAACAAAGAGGTAATACTTTGTGTTGCAAGTGAACTATCGATGTAGGTTTTAAGGGTGATGAGGTTTTTAAAATTTTGATCACGTAAAAGATAGACAATGGCGAAACGCTCTGGTTGATTCTTTACATGTAAATAATCTATGGCGGTCATATCGACTAAAAAAGTATAATGATCTTTCTCTTTAAGAATGTGTAATGCTTGTACAATAAGCGCTTTATCAAGGATAAACGCTCCATAAGCATCAATCGTATAAGAATCTGCCAATGTTTCTTTAAAAAATTTAGGCATCCAGTGCTCCTTTAAAGACGCGTTTGGCACGATCTTCTAGCAAGCTTTGAGAGGCCTGTATTTTTTGAATTTCCAAAAGGGCATCTAAAAAAGCCTCTGGACGAGGAGGGCAACCTGCGACATAGACATCTACAGGAATGATGCTGTCGATACCTTGAAGGGTCGTGTAATTGTCGTAAAAACCGCCACTGCAGGCACAAGCTCCCGCACTGATGACCCATTTTGGCTCGCTCATTTGATCGTAAATCTTTTTTAAAATCGGTGCTTGTTTGTAACTGACGGTTCCTGCAATAATGAGTAGATCCGCTTGACGAGGGGAAAATCGAACAACTTCTGCCCCAAAACGAGAGATGTCGTATTTACTACTGGCAACACTCATAAATTCAATAGCACAACACGCTGTTCCAAAAATATAAGGCCACATAGAGGATTCTCTCGCCCAAGAAATGGCACTATCCAGTTTAGTGGTAATGAGGCTTTCGCCAAAGATTGCTTCTGCGCCTACTGCCATGAAAGTGCCTTGATACGATAAATGTAAATAAGTCCAAAAAGAAGAAGCCCTATAAAGGTAAACATCTCAAAAAGTCCAAAAAGGCTGAGTTCTCGTACATTGACTGCCCATGGAAACATAAAGATAATTTCGACATCAAAAAGAACAAACAAAATAGCGACCAAATAAAACTTAGCGCTAAAGCGGCTTTCACTTGTTCCAATAGGTGAACTGATGCCACTTTCATACAGACTGTTTTTGGCTTTATTGCCTGTATTGATGGGTCCCAGCTTTTGGCTGAGTAAAAAAAGTGTGGGAAGAAGAATGACCAGTAGAGCGACGAGTGAAGAAGCTAAAATAAGTTCTAATGACATGGGCGCATCTTTCGTTGAAGTTAGATAAATTCATGATAGCCAAAGATTTTTAAAACTTACGTAAAAAAAGAAAATCAATTTATATTCGTCAAAAGAGGAGCTCTTAAGTCATTTTTTTATAGAATAGCCTCCAAAAATTGTATTAGGCTAATACTCGTTTGGGGTTAAAGTCTATTTAAGAGGGGATGTATGCGCTATCTGGTCTTTTTATCTCTTTTTGCACTTGCTTTGTATGCGGCAACGGCTGAAGATATTTATAAAATTTACAAAACTAAAGGCATTAACGCTGTTGAGGATTTTCTTAAAAAAGAGTTTGAATCCAAAGAGGTTAAAGAAGTACCGGTAAAAGAGGCTAAAAAAGAGAAAGAGCTTGTTAAAGATAGAGAGGTTATTAAAGAACCAACGGTTAAATTGGGACAAAGACTTCTTGCCAAACCTAAAACACCGACTGAAAAAGAGTCAGTTTCTCGTGATTATTGGTTAAGACATCTCAAAAATATGGATGTAAGTTACGGTTACTATGAAGATGTTGAATCGCTTATTGTCTGTGAAAAAGAGAAAAAACGTTGTGAGATTTTCCATATCGAAGAGGATGGTTTAAAACTTGTTCGTGGTCATGATGATGTTATTATGGGTAAAAGTGGCGATAAAGTTAAACGAGGCGATCTTAAAACACCTGTGGGTGTGTATGAAATCACGAAACGCTTTAAACCAACCAATCAATTTTACGGACCACTTGCGTTTGCACTTTCATACCCAAACCTTTTTGATGTCTTAAGAAATAAAAGTGGCGATGGTATCTGGATACATGGTATGCCAATCGATGGTAAAGACAGAGATGATTTAAGTAAAGGGTGTGTGGTAATGGAAAATAACGCCATTTTAAACCTTGACACTGAAATTAATGCACAAAGTGCCGTTGTCATTATCGGGGAATCTAAAGTTCCTAAAATGACACGTGAACAAATTGCAACGATTTTAAGTGAAGTCTACAAATGGCAACGTGCTTGGAAAGTCAATGATATTAATGCGTATTTAAATTTTTACTCCAATGATTTCAAAAAATCAGATGGATCAGGAAAAGTACAATTTTCAAATATGAAAAAACAGATTTTCTCACGCAAAGAGAACAAAATGATTCTCTTTGAAAATATGAGTGTTGTACCTTATCCAACCATTGATGATCGGAAGCTTTATAAAATTTCATTTTTGCAAACCTACAAAAGCCCTTCATTTGCCTCTAAGGGTGATAAAGAGCTTTACATAGAACTTGTTGGCGATAAAATGCAGGTTCTGGCTGAAAAATAAGGATAGAACGTGAATGAAAATGAAATAGACATTACGAAAGAACTTGCTAAACTTATCGAAGCAAGGGATGCCTTTATGGCATATATCGATGCAAATGTCCCCAAAGACAGCAAAGGAATTGCCTTTGATTTTTCCAACCATCCAACCTTGGATGCAAAAGCAGTATATGAGCATTTTTATAAACTGGATTATCAAGCCCGCAAAATTCGTGGGTTTGTCATCCGTAATTTTGAGGTGAAAGCGTAACTAAAATGGCATTTATTACAATTAACAAAGCGCACTTTTTTCATAATCTTGATCTTTTAAGTGCAAGGGCTGGGGGCAAAACAAAGCTCATGGCGGTTTTGAAAGATAACGCCTATGGGCATGATTTAAGGCTTATGGCAGAACTGGCTTCTGAGTATGGTCTTCTTCGCGCTGCCGTAAAAAATATTGAAGAGGCGGAGTCTATTGCTGATCTTTTTGAAGAAGTTTTGGTATTAGTCGATCATCCTACCTCTCGTAAACTCTCTCCTTCTATTTCGCTTGCAGCACACTCTTTGGAAGCGCTTCAAGCGCTTCCTACGGGAACTTCGATTCATTTAAGCCTTGATACAGGCATGCACCGTAATGGTATTAAAGAAGAACAAATTGAAGAGGCATTGGCGCTTATTCATGCCAAAAAATTGCAACTAAAAGGTGTTTTTACACATTTTAGAGGCGCAGATGAATTCAGTAGTGAATTTTTCTGGCAACGAGCTAATTTTGAGCGAGGTAAAAAACGTATTAAAGCTTTAGAGGCTCATTATAGTTTGCCACATATTGCTTTTCATTGCTGTAACT encodes the following:
- the nuoD gene encoding NADH dehydrogenase (quinone) subunit D, whose translation is MPKFFKETLADSYTIDAYGAFILDKALIVQALHILKEKDHYTFLVDMTAIDYLHVKNQPERFAIVYLLRDQNFKNLITLKTYIDSSLATQSITSLFKSANWAEREIWDQYGIHFKNHPNLKRILNHKEFKGHPLRKDYPITQGQLCHQSDDLMDEMTPCLKTKGFTPQDELMFLNLGPAHPASHGTIRTFVALDGENITCAVSEIGYLHRGFEKSCENHTYNQIIPYTDRLNYCSAILNNIAYAHAVEGILGVDLPERAKFIRVIVGELSRIIDHLVCLAAILVDMGALTNYWYLYNPREKVYDLLSKLTGARLTNSYMRIGGMSHDLYDGFENDLNVCLKEIEQGVTEALKLIEHNRIFHDRTQNVGIITKEDAINRGLTGPNLRASGVAYDLRVTAPYYHYETFDFDIALGSVGDVYDRMMVRFEEIKQSTRIINQAMQRLPKGAICVPDHAISLPPKKEVYNNIEGLMNQFKLIYEGVKVPASEYYRAIEGANGELGFFIVSDGSGTPYKIKVRPPCFYAMAAYPRIIEGSMIADAVLTLGSLNIIAGELDR
- a CDS encoding NADH-quinone oxidoreductase subunit B, encoding MAVGAEAIFGESLITTKLDSAISWARESSMWPYIFGTACCAIEFMSVASSKYDISRFGAEVVRFSPRQADLLIIAGTVSYKQAPILKKIYDQMSEPKWVISAGACACSGGFYDNYTTLQGIDSIIPVDVYVAGCPPRPEAFLDALLEIQKIQASQSLLEDRAKRVFKGALDA
- a CDS encoding NADH-quinone oxidoreductase subunit A → MSLELILASSLVALLVILLPTLFLLSQKLGPINTGNKAKNSLYESGISSPIGTSESRFSAKFYLVAILFVLFDVEIIFMFPWAVNVRELSLFGLFEMFTFIGLLLFGLIYIYRIKALSWQ
- a CDS encoding L,D-transpeptidase family protein — its product is MRYLVFLSLFALALYAATAEDIYKIYKTKGINAVEDFLKKEFESKEVKEVPVKEAKKEKELVKDREVIKEPTVKLGQRLLAKPKTPTEKESVSRDYWLRHLKNMDVSYGYYEDVESLIVCEKEKKRCEIFHIEEDGLKLVRGHDDVIMGKSGDKVKRGDLKTPVGVYEITKRFKPTNQFYGPLAFALSYPNLFDVLRNKSGDGIWIHGMPIDGKDRDDLSKGCVVMENNAILNLDTEINAQSAVVIIGESKVPKMTREQIATILSEVYKWQRAWKVNDINAYLNFYSNDFKKSDGSGKVQFSNMKKQIFSRKENKMILFENMSVVPYPTIDDRKLYKISFLQTYKSPSFASKGDKELYIELVGDKMQVLAEK
- a CDS encoding alanine racemase, producing the protein MAFITINKAHFFHNLDLLSARAGGKTKLMAVLKDNAYGHDLRLMAELASEYGLLRAAVKNIEEAESIADLFEEVLVLVDHPTSRKLSPSISLAAHSLEALQALPTGTSIHLSLDTGMHRNGIKEEQIEEALALIHAKKLQLKGVFTHFRGADEFSSEFFWQRANFERGKKRIKALEAHYSLPHIAFHCCNSAGLLRTYSLGDDDYARPGIAMYGYTTLNPLIATYDLKPVLSLWAEKLSTRVLKKGERVGYGSVYEAHEDEIISTYDIGYGDGFFRFDGFKPVKMADGSFTKGRMSMDSFCLGGDAQKVCMFDDANPLAEQFNTISYEIITKLYPALKHVII